One genomic segment of Sminthopsis crassicaudata isolate SCR6 chromosome 4, ASM4859323v1, whole genome shotgun sequence includes these proteins:
- the GJA8 gene encoding gap junction alpha-8 protein, with protein sequence MGDWSFLGNILEEVNEHSTVIGRVWLTVLFIFRILILGTAAEFVWGDEQSDFVCNTQQPGCENVCYDEAFPISHIRLWVLQIIFVSTPSLVYVGHAVHHVRMEEKRKEREAEEMCQQSGSNGERLPLALDQGSTKKSSNSTKGTKKFRLEGTLLRTYICHIIFKTLFEVGFIVGHYFLYGFRILPLYQCSRWPCPNVVDCFVSRPTEKTIFILFMLSVACVSLFLNIMEISHLGLKRIRSAFNRPTEQPLGEIPEKSLHSIAVSSIQKAKGYQLLEEEKIVSHYFPLTEVGVVETRPLAATPFSRFEEKIGTGPLGDLSRAYTETLPSYAQVGEQEVEAEREEEEAEVPPEEEEKRQEPEAVTPEMQEATVGQEEEKEKAGTPERKAGEKQELPVEKAPLCPELAADDSRPLSRLSKASSRARSDDLTV encoded by the coding sequence ATGGGTGACTGGAGTTTCCTGGGGAACATCTTGGAAGAGGTGAATGAGCACTCCACAGTCATCGGCAGGGTCTGGCTCACCGTCCTCTTCATCTTCCGGATCCTCATCCTGGGTACGGCTGCAGAATTTGTGTGGGGAGATGAGCAGTCAGACTTTGTGTGTAACACCCAACAGCCAGGTTGTGAGAATGTCTGCTACGACGAGGCTTTCCCCATCTCCCACATCCGCCTCTGGGTCTTACAGATCATCTTCGTCTCCACTCCATCCCTAGTATACGTGGGCCACGCAGTGCACCACGTCCgaatggaagaaaagaggaaagagagggaagccGAGGAGATGTGCCAGCAGTCTGGGAGCAATGGTGAGAGGCTCCCTTTAGCCCTAGATCAAGGCAGTACCAAGAAGAGCAGCAATAGTACGAAGGGCACCAAAAAATTCCGGCTGGAAGGGACCCTCTTGAGGACCTACATCTGTCACATCATCTTTAAGACCCTCTTCGAGGTGGGCTTCATAGTGGGACATTATTTCTTATACGGCTTTCGGATCCTGCCCTTGTATCAGTGTAGCCGATGGCCCTGCCCCAATGTGGTGGACTGCTTCGTGTCAAGACCCACTGAGAAGACCATTTTCATCCTGTTCATGCTTTCTGTGGCCTGCGTGTCTCTCTTCCTCAACATCATGGAAATCAGCCACCTGGGCCTGAAGAGAATCCGATCTGCTTTCAATAGGCCCACGGAACAACCACTGGGGGAGATCCCTGAGAAATCCCTCCACTCCATTGCTGTTTCCTCCATCCAAAAGGCCAAGGGCTACCAGCTCCTAGAAGAAGAGAAGATCGTATCCCACTATTTCCCCCTGACTGAGGTTGGGGTCGTGGAGACGAGACCACTGGCTGCCACACCATTCAGCCGTTTTGAAGAGAAGATTGGCACTGGACCTCTTGGAGATCTGTCCCGGGCATACACGGAAACACTTCCTTCCTACGCTCAAGTGGGAGAACAGGAAGTAGAGGCAGaacgggaggaggaggaggcagaggtACCaccagaggaagaggagaagaggcagGAACCAGAGGCAGTGACCCCAGAAATGCAGGAGGCCACTGTGggacaggaggaggagaaggaaaaggcagggACCCCAGAAAGGAAGGCAGGAGAGAAGCAAGAGCTGCCAGTGGAGAAGGCACCACTGTGCCCAGAACTGGCAGCAGATGACAGCAGACCCCTTAGCCGGCTGAGCAAAGCCAGCAGCCGGGCAAGGTCAGATGATTTGACTGTATGA